Genomic window (Juglans microcarpa x Juglans regia isolate MS1-56 chromosome 2S, Jm3101_v1.0, whole genome shotgun sequence):
tatttttgtataatctttgtGTCTGTAGCAGTTCTCTATTCATTATGCATCTACAAATAATTGCTCATATGGCTCTAACGGTTGGTTTGCAGGAAAGGACGCAACTGATGATTTTGAGGATGTTGGCCACAGTAGCAGTGCAAGAGCAATGATGGAAGAGTTCTATGTAGGAGACATTGATTCATCAACCATCCCCGCCGAGGTCAAGTACACTCCTCCCAAACAGCCTCATTACAATCAGGATAAGACAGCAGAGTTCACTATCAAATTACTCCAGTTTTTGGTTCCCCTTCTAATCTTGGGTTTGGCTGTCGGCATTCGCTTCTATGCCAAATCCGCATAATTTTCGATACCATGACGGAAAATTAGGACTTTTACAATAAGCTCAATGAGTGGTGGATAACCACttgttaattattttgtgtttaaaacTGTTAACATCGTTGGAATGCATGATGGTAACTTCTTTCTTGCGATTATATATGTGCTTGTTTTGCAGTTTTCCTCAAAAGTTTAGTTTTCGTGTGAAATCTCAGATGTGTTCTTCTGTCTTTGATATGCCATTGGTAAAAGTACTTCGGCCTTCCTGTTTTTGATGATTCCACAGACTTGATCCCAAAAGGAACCACAGACACCCAATTGTTGCATACTATCATAGTTTATTTGCTCTGTTTCATTGTAAAATGCATCCTTACAGTTCGgagcagctagctagcagtTAGTTTTGTCTTGAACTAGGACCAGAGTATCCAAGTTTAGCATTTTGGACAGTGCATTTATGTCAAAAACTTTAGcattaacaaacaaaaaaaaaagaaaaaaaaagagagaaatgatagttgcagtcgtgagtgtgcaaacgccgcacaatcactttgaaaaaagtgaataaatacaggatttacatgaaaaaaaaaattaattttttaatagtagatctcactctttttcaaagcgattgtacggtacttgcgcactccacgactgtatatagcattactacCCTTCACCCATTCTATTGGCAACCTAACAAAGCATTGTTGATATCTGTTAATATTATATGGCATAATTAACTATTACTCGTTTAGCGTCCTCGGCATCATAGACAATGAAACTCATTGTGGACAATTCTTGACATGTAACATTTATTGCTCTGTTAtactatcattaaaaaaatgcagaCATTAACTTCAAAGTTTGGAGAACGGCACAACCTAGGAGCACAAAATACTTCACTTTGAACAACTACTAAGACAATGTTCTAGCAATCTTTGTTATCATTGCTGCAAGCATGATTCTTTGGAAGCTTTTGAAATTTTCATTGGGCCAGTAATAGGTACATGAAAACTCTGGGTCTGCTAACATATTCGAGATTCACAAGTATCTGGCTTTGGGAACGATATAGAACATACAGTAAAAGAGTTCACCTGAAAAAAAGAAGGGAGAGATCAAGGAAGCCAAGCCAGTTTTACATCTATAAGTGGCTAAAAATTTCAGGTATGACAACTCCTAGGGAACAGGTGTAATCTGTCCAGTCCGGGCTCGACCAAAAATTTCGGTCCACCCTTTTTCCGGATTGAACCGGAACGATTATCCCCAAGGACTGAACCGGACTACTAGCTATCGGTTCGATCAGTCCAATCGGTCCAATTCAATCCATATGAGTtaggaatatttttttctcttttctttttttggtagataaataaatacaaaaaattaattaaattagtaaaatcaaaattaagtgaactctttaatgtggattatgtcactaactcattaaaaaaataattaattataattatatttatgatgttaatagttaCTAACTTCGTGCTTtagtagagtatgtatctacatataaaaacatatattatcatatgatttatcgTATGACGTATTAGTTAATTGATTgcatattattttacattttatatggttaatggtgataaattatagaaaattacataattaacttataaaaattactatataaaataatatattatatatatataaatatttaaaaaatttatatgtaagTGATTCAGTCTGTTTCAGTCTAGTCCGGTCCAAAAAAACCACACCTCGGGACCGGACCaaaaactgaatttttgaagacACCATGGACTGAGACCGAGTAGGGGTGAAATCAGTCCGGTTCGGACCGAAAAGTTTTCACCCCTACTAGGGGTTGGCTCGAGTGGTAAAGGttttggtcttggtggtatactCCCTTCAAGTGTAAGGTTTGAATTCTCTTGGGTTCAAACAATTCTTAGGGACCATCGGACTAGGGATTTTTCCTCTTGAATTTAACCGAAGTGCACTTACAAGAAAATTCTTGCCGAGGGCCTATGCACCACTAGAATTAGTCAAAATGTTGTTCttagacacccggtgccaataaaaaaaaaaaaaaaaaaatcaagtataaCCGGAAAAATGTATTAGGGAGAATGAAACACCATGGAAGAAGGTGATGAAAAATTTAAGAGGCGTAAATACAGGAAAATAGTAATCTTGAAATAAGTTTCAGTTGGGATTATTCTGGAATTTAATAAATCACCTAAAACTACTACAGGATTAACAGAGATTTACTTGTGAGGAAAGAACAAGtgatattacaaattacaagGTTATGTTTGTAAAGCCCAAAGGCACGTACGGTTTGGAACCAAACAATTTATCATTCGTCATGAATTTAATTGTCAACAAAAATAACAGAATGACCATTTTATGCATGTCCACATCAAAGATTATTTTACATTTGTGTAGACATTAAAGCAGTAATTACCAAAGCCCATCACTTACAATCAAGAGGCTACTCTTGCTAACTCAAAGCACCAGAACTCATTTACAAGGTGgactaaaaggaaaaaagaaacgtTACAAAGTAAAAAGCCCACCAAAGATAAAACATGCAAATGCTCAACAAATACAGGAGATAACAGGtgataaacaaaagaaaaaacaaagttcCCATTGATGTTAATTACCTAATCTGTGCTTGCACATGTTCTCTCAATAACCTTAGAGTCTGTTCTATGCGAATGCTTTGATGGGGAACTTGATTCCCTTGAAGAACTATGTCCAAAGAAGCTCAAGTTACCaattttctttgagaaagaaCTCATAAATTTACGAGAGTTGGACTTCTCCATATCCCtcttcataaaaacatgttctTTCTCGAGATCATTTAGTCTCATCCGCAACCGTGTTAGCTCAAGTTTTAGTTCACGATTTTCTCGTCTCAATGATGCATAGTTGTCTCGGGGAGACATTGCTGCACTTAGTGCACCGCTGCTGATCCGCCATGACTGGTGCACTGGCTTTTGGTCATCTTCTCCATTGGAACAGCTCAAGGAATTTCGGAGCCTTATCTGCTCAAAGTAGAGCACTTGTACAATAGACTGGAGAGGAAGGCGCTCATTTTGTGCAGCATGTGCACCAGCTTCTTGAGAAAGCTTTTGGAGATCAATCAATTTGCATAGCTTCTTCCGATCCAACTCTGATAACCCTTGATGTGCCTGAAATTCACATAAGAATCAGATATACTGAGATTCTGAAAACCAATTGTTAGGATAGTCGGAACCTCTTTACTCCAGATCAGTCTCATTGAATAATTACAAGAAAGGATATAGAAGCATcagcaaaatatatttcaaaagcAGACTTGGTTTGACTATcaagtaagaaaataatttaactttactttttcctttctttcttgatGTTTATCACTACTATATCTTGTATTAAATCTTAGGAGGGAGTGGTTCCGATTAAGAATCAAGAATGAGTATTTGTAATACACAATGTAAAGCCCCctctaaaaacataaaaatatgagtaataCATACTTTCAGGTAAATATCAATGGCTCGATACAACCCATCATGAATGGTACGTGCGTGTGCTGGTAAAGCATCTGCAATAACCATGAACTTAACCAGCTTGAGATTTGCATCAGGAGCAATTTCGGCAAGATAATTATCCACTAATTTTGCAACTTTGAACAAGGCAGATTGGGAAGGTGAATGAGGACTATCAGATTCAAATACAGAGGCATCTTCCATATCATCTTCACTATCATCTTGCTGTGAGAAATTTACCAAAATCCTATGAACTGTATCAACATCAAATAAGGTATCACCTGCATCCCTGAAAGAAGGTATCAAAAGATCATCAAGAGTAGCAATATCCAACTGGGACCCAATCCTCCTCTCCAGATCAAGTCTACAAGCAATTGTGCAATCAAGCATTACTGCACTTCGCAAAAGCCCAAAAAGGAAAGTTATTGGAACAATAAGTTTCTCCACTGGCAAGAGGCTGACAATTGTCTCAACCACAAGTTTTTCATGTCCAGTTGGAACTGAAAGCAAATCCACTTTTGCCTGGCTAGATGGATTCCACAAGCTGGATTTCTTTGTCAACTCTTTCTGGGCATAACTCATTAGTGATGCACCAATACTCTCAGGACGGACCCCACGACATTTCATTGCTGTCATGACTTTTTGATACAAGTCAATCCGCAGAACAGAGAGATCTTCTATCCACCAGTCACCATCACACTTGGCTTGCCTGTTCATATGAAGCCTCCCTGAGCTGCTATACTCTAAGCGTGAGAAGCTTGAAGCAATTTGCTCTGCACAAGCCTTTGAGGCTATTGAATCTATGCAACGACTAACTATTCTAAGCTCATCAGCAAGAGGGAGTAGATTTTCACATTGTTGCAAAACTTCAACACACATTTCAAGGTTCTTGCAAACAATACTCTCAAGATATTCTTCAGTGCGAGAACCAAGGTTATCTTTTGAAAACTCTTCAGTCATTTCAAGGTAATCAGAAACACAGCATAGCTGTGCAACATTCATAGACGTAATTTCAAAGTTGATCCCATAACAGAATTTGGCTGCCAACTCAAACGACTCTGCACCTCCTGGTAAATTAAGAAGCTCCACCGTTGAGATAGCAGAATCCCTATGTTCTGCAACTAACTTTCGAATTCGCCCACTTCTAGAGACGAGTGGGAACTGCATTTAAGAATTAAGACTATTGGAATTATGAAAACtatgaaagaaaaacataaccACTACACATAGAGCAAGTTCTtataaattaagaaatgattatttagACCGTTCTTCTTATTAGAGTTTTTTTAGTGGTTAGGAACTTAGGAGGTCCATGAGATAATGGCTGGAAAGAGAAGGTTATGGTCGCTCACCttctttatttataatattgtattttgtaaGCTAGGTTGTCTGTGTCCGATGCACATTAATTTACTATGgccattttagataattatttttaagatagCCAAGCAGTGGACCATGAGAGGAAAAATGCTTCACTCCAGGATCTCCTGTTCAGTTAGTACCTAACTGTGGAATCTATGACACTAGTCACACAATGAGGAAGAGCATCACAAATCCAAGAGAGTGTTCTTAAAGAAATCATGATTTTAGTAATATGTGAGTCTAATGTGGTGcgaatatatatttcttagtaACCTAAattgaatgttgttttaaactTATGATGAAGGAAAGAATTATCATATTTGAAACTCTGGTAAGAAACATCTACAATTTTAGGAATTGATCATAATCAAATgagtaacaaaagaaaattacgGACAACTGGAATCATTCCATACTTCCCAATTAATCAATGACAATCAGAATGGGTGAAGGCGATTGCTCCcaattttctctctttgttttttccccCACGgcatacaaattatttattcttcttctttccaaATATGAGTCACACTCCGAGAAACTTGGTTTTTAGTTAATCTTACATTGTTTCTTTGAGGCAAAATATGAAACTAGGATCAACAATCCCAGTCCCATTCCACACAGCTATAACCCAAGGGCacagatgttttttttttattggtaaacaagattttattgatcataagagtaggcaagagcccaagtatactgggacatatacaagagcaacgcctaaGCGTGCTAATTTAGTGACCAAGTGCGCAGATGTTAGGTAATATTCACTAGTATATAAAACCTGCATTTGATATTCTCAAGAATAACTGAGAAGAACAAACAAACTAGATTTACACACCTGAAACCTACGACGATATATTGCCATATACTTTACTCATACTGTATGCTTATAAAAGATAATACTGCATACAACCATAAAAGTGCATTTGAACAGAGGTAGCACCAAAAATTAAATAGGAGCTTTAACCATCACAAAAATCATGCTCTCAATCAAAACATAATGAACAAGTTTATAATAGAATAGCACTGAGTAGTTACCTTATGTAATGGAAATGTTCCTCCGCTCGCTTGTATGGTAATATCACTTGGAACATCCCGAAAAATCCTACAACAGTTTATCAGCCGATTGTTTACACAAAAATGCTTGCATCCATGGGAAAAATGAACATGTAGAGTTCAGGTTAACTTGATAGTGTTTGGATCCTGCTTTTATGCTAGCTAATAACAAACAGTATATTTGCTTGAAGATAGATGTAAAGAACACTAATATTAAGTGTAATCCAAATTTAGGGATCACCACTAGCTCTAAGACTATATGtttacatcatttaaaaaagcaTTAGTGGAAGTTATATATTGATTTAGCACATAAAGAACTCACGGTCATCCAGAGCCTCATCACCATGATaataattattgatatataaCCTCACAATTAGAAAGGGAAAGGAGAAAAAGCCGCATAGATAAACAAGAATTTGGAAGAAACGCATACTTAGTAGGAATATTATGCAAAAGTAGCAAGATGTCAGTATTACAATTTTAGTTACGAAGTTAGAACAAGGATTTATAAAGATTTATAAATACCAACCATAAAAAAACCTTTGATAAATTTAGTTCTGTAAAGATTCTTAAATCTgcaaaagaaaacttataaataagGCACATCGTTTGATGTGTTAGATGTACCATATGTACATATCTTATAGATCAGTAACTTCTTCACTTTGGATCATTCATATTATACGCAAATATAGGGAAGAGGAATACTCTGAAAAAGGATGCCATCATTTTGGAgaaggttttgtttttttgaaaaacaaaaacaatactaGGGAAGTATCACTAAGAGAGGAAACTCGATCAAAGAGGTGCAACGTATTTATTTAGCAGAAAATCAAAAGGAAACGCTAACCATATTAGATGCAACCCAGTAAACTAATGGAAAGAGGTACAGTATAGTAATGATGATAATGAAAGCTCGTATTACaataatagttataatttttttttttttagcagaaaatttttttatagagttctAAACGAAAGGTCGTTTTACAATAATTTGagtgtttttatttaattttttagttcaAAGGCTTATACCTCCCGCTTTAAGGCTTATCGCGGACCTCATGAACTAATTCCAGGTCGTAGcctatcaaaataaaaaattgtacgGGTGACATATGAAGCCACAATAGAGATTAAACAGACCATTCAGTATATCATTTAAgcctatttaaaataaatgtatatgCATACAAATTAATTATCTCACACTTATAAAAAAC
Coding sequences:
- the LOC121253000 gene encoding cytochrome b5; this translates as MGGERKLYTLVEVSEHNDPKDCWLVIEGKVYDVTKFLDDHPGGEDVLLSATGKDATDDFEDVGHSSSARAMMEEFYVGDIDSSTIPAEVKYTPPKQPHYNQDKTAEFTIKLLQFLVPLLILGLAVGIRFYAKSA
- the LOC121253001 gene encoding BTB/POZ domain-containing protein At5g48800, giving the protein MDRNDKQQLPLQHHHHQQLSLANCARQQCNEWIFRDVPSDITIQASGGTFPLHKFPLVSRSGRIRKLVAEHRDSAISTVELLNLPGGAESFELAAKFCYGINFEITSMNVAQLCCVSDYLEMTEEFSKDNLGSRTEEYLESIVCKNLEMCVEVLQQCENLLPLADELRIVSRCIDSIASKACAEQIASSFSRLEYSSSGRLHMNRQAKCDGDWWIEDLSVLRIDLYQKVMTAMKCRGVRPESIGASLMSYAQKELTKKSSLWNPSSQAKVDLLSVPTGHEKLVVETIVSLLPVEKLIVPITFLFGLLRSAVMLDCTIACRLDLERRIGSQLDIATLDDLLIPSFRDAGDTLFDVDTVHRILVNFSQQDDSEDDMEDASVFESDSPHSPSQSALFKVAKLVDNYLAEIAPDANLKLVKFMVIADALPAHARTIHDGLYRAIDIYLKAHQGLSELDRKKLCKLIDLQKLSQEAGAHAAQNERLPLQSIVQVLYFEQIRLRNSLSCSNGEDDQKPVHQSWRISSGALSAAMSPRDNYASLRRENRELKLELTRLRMRLNDLEKEHVFMKRDMEKSNSRKFMSSFSKKIGNLSFFGHSSSRESSSPSKHSHRTDSKVIERTCASTD